AGAGATGGCCGGGGGTTAGCGCTTCCCCGGCCCGGCGTGAGCTATTTACCTTCGCCCCGCACGAACTGGGAATTGGGGATATAACCATACTCCTGGAACAGCCTCTTCTTCTCCGCCTGGAACATGTCCATGGAGCGGCGCACGGCCTTGGCCGCTTCGTCGTGGTTCAAGAAGTCTGTGACTTTCACCTCTTTTTTCTCCAGGGTCTTGTATTCCTCGAAGAACTTCCTCAGCTCGTCCCGCTGATACTGGGGAAGCTGGCTTATGTTGAATATTTCGGTATAGGCCGGGTCTGTGGCGGCCACGGCTATCACCTTGTCGTCAAGTTCCCCCTGGTCGAACATCTGCATGAGCCCTATCACCCTTCCCTCCACCAGTGAACCGCTAGGGATCGTCTCTGAGCAAAGGACAAAGATGTCCAGCGGATCGTGATCGTCACAATAGGTCTGGGGGATGAATCCGT
This DNA window, taken from Nitrospinota bacterium, encodes the following:
- a CDS encoding inorganic diphosphatase — its product is MMHPWFDINTGDRAPTYVTAYIEIESNSRLKLELEKKTGLLKVDRILHGAVHYPHSYGFIPQTYCDDHDPLDIFVLCSETIPSGSLVEGRVIGLMQMFDQGELDDKVIAVAATDPAYTEIFNISQLPQYQRDELRKFFEEYKTLEKKEVKVTDFLNHDEAAKAVRRSMDMFQAEKKRLFQEYGYIPNSQFVRGEGK